CGAAAAATTATAAAGGTGCGGTAGCTAACTGGCATATTGCAATTTCTACGTGTCCTACCGCTGGGAAATCATTATACATTAATGGGGCGAAAATGTATAAGTCGTTTATTAAAGAGGAAGCCGATGAGGTTAGAAAGGGAGTATTGGTAGATACTCTTATTTGGATTTCTGATGAACGAATTAAATATTTCGGTCAAGAAGGATATGTTAAGGGACGCCAAGCAGGAGATGTGCTTAAATACAAAAAAGACATTTCTAAAGCTTTTGAATTAGCAGCACGTAGCTATGAGCTAGAGCAGAATAAAATGGAGGCTGGAGCAGTGAATACTTATTTTAAAACAGGTTATAAAAAGTTTAAGAAGAAAGAATTGGAGAAAGAAGTCGTAATGGACCTCTATCTTAAGTTAAGTGATGTTGTTGCTGCAAATTTAGGAAATGAAAAAAAGGCTGCTAACTACAAGAAGGTGCAGGACGGAATGGATAAAATGTTTTCTAACCTAGCGAGCTGTGAAGATTTACTTGCTGTATTCCAACCTCGATTTGATGCTGCTCCAGAAGACGTTGCTCTTTTGAAAAGCATTACAAAATTATTGGATAAAGTTAAATGCATCGATTCAGAGTTGTTTTACAATTCATCTGTTAAGCTTGATGCTTTAGAGTCTTCGGAGACTTCGAAATATAATTTGGGTAAAATGTCAATGACAAAAAAGAAATATACAGCCGCACTTGATTATTTTAAAGCTGCAACGGAGTTAGCAACGGAAGATGAGAAAAAGGGGAAATACTTATTTAAATCTGCAGAAGCTTATAAAGCTTTAGGGCAAAGTGCATCTGCACGAACTTTCGCTAAAAAAGCAATTACTGCAAGACCTTCTTGGGGCATACCTTACATATTGATAGGTGATTTGTATACTGGTAGTGCGAAATCATGTGCCGCTACCGATGCTGTAGATTTAGGTTCTTTATATTGGGCGGCATACGATCAATATAAAAAGGCCAAAGCTGTAGATTCAGAAGTATCTGAAATGGCTACTTCTAAAATGGCTCAAGCATCAAAGCATTATCCTGAACAAAAGGATACATTCTTTAAAGGGTTAGAAGAAGGAGCAGCTTTTACTGTAGGATGTTGGATTAATGAAGCCACTACTGTAAGGGTTAGGTAATAACTTATTCTTTCTGATGAGGAGAATCGGAATTCGTATTTTGTTTTTTTTAGCGCTAGTGAATACCATTAGTAGCTGCACTAATGATGTTAAAGTTGTAAATAAATTAACATCTGTAAAGGATCTTCCTTTAGTAAGTTCTAAAAATCTTCAGATACTAAGAAGTGATTCGGGCAGATTGCAGGCGAAATTGAATTGTCCTGTACTTAATATATATGAAGGAGAGGAGCCCTTTAAAGATTTACCGGAAGGATTTGATGCCGAGATTTATAATGGAAGCGAGGAGGTAGAAACAGTCATTAGTGCTAATAAGGGTAAATTGTTCAATAATGATATGTTAATGGACGCAAAAGATGATGTGGTCGTCATTAATAGTCAAGGAGAAAAATTGAATACAGAACATCTTATCT
The nucleotide sequence above comes from Flavobacteriales bacterium. Encoded proteins:
- the lptC gene encoding LPS export ABC transporter periplasmic protein LptC — protein: MRRIGIRILFFLALVNTISSCTNDVKVVNKLTSVKDLPLVSSKNLQILRSDSGRLQAKLNCPVLNIYEGEEPFKDLPEGFDAEIYNGSEEVETVISANKGKLFNNDMLMDAKDDVVVINSQGEKLNTEHLIWDGEKKIIYTEEFVKITTEEEVIFGEGLEANESFTKYTIKKPRGSITLEDD